In the Oncorhynchus keta strain PuntledgeMale-10-30-2019 chromosome 14, Oket_V2, whole genome shotgun sequence genome, one interval contains:
- the LOC118394056 gene encoding coiled-coil domain-containing protein 74A-like encodes MMDSESLTFQCTMDSDIRRVASLKKDILFLQKQHRETLRKLHEEIEELKRENKELHYQSIMEPQQSEVSPRCRSQTQQPSYTEQTNHPLHGLPSPSANLRVDTASTSHLLRSDLNAKSKRGLITSLLPLRIDGGPFHSPYAPTLQECEVIIRQLCKNNNLQSQELLRVKAILKDIIVNNKKMSQEAYTLTKAYPSDADRDKDIGMFPKLPLKSLPKKLPPASIGMRERVILPAIKQSLNSRIAERQKKAQVVLRSRLRRVVQ; translated from the exons ATGATGGACTCAGAAAGTTTAACTTTTCAATGCACCATGGATTCTGACATTAGACGAGTGGCATCATTGAAGAAGGATATTTTATTCCTACAAAAACAGCACAGAGAAACACTGAGGAAACTACATGAGGAAATCGAAGAATTAAAACGTGAAAATAAAG AACTGCACTATCAATCGATAATGGAGCCACAACAATCTGAAG TATCTCCAAGATGCAGATCTCAAACACAACAGCCCAGCTACACAGAGCAGACCAACCATCCTCTGCATGGTCTGCCATCTCCATCAGCAAATCTAAG AGTGGATACAGCAAGCACATCTCATCTTTTAAGATCAGATTTAAATGCAAAATCAAAAAGGGGGTTGATCACATCCTTGCTTCCCCTGCGGATTGATGGTGGTCCATTTCACTCCCCCTATGCCCCCACCCTGCAGGAGTGTGAGGTCATCATCAGACAGctctgtaaaaacaacaacttGCAGTCCCAGGAG CTGCTACGTGTGAAGGCCATCCTCAAAGACATAATAGTCAACAACAAGAAAATGTCCCAAGAGGCTTACACACTGACCAAGGCCTACCCCTCTGATGCAGACAG AGACAAAGACATTGGAATGTTTCCAAAACTACCTCTCAAGTCGCTGCCAAAaaaact GCCCCCAGCCTCGATTGGCATGAGAGAAAGAGTAATCTTGCCAGCCATCAAACAGAGCCTAAACTCCAGAATAGCAGAGAGGCAGAAGAAGGCACAAGTTGTGCTGAGATCCCGTCTGAGAAGAGTGGTGCAGTAG